The Oncorhynchus tshawytscha isolate Ot180627B linkage group LG12, Otsh_v2.0, whole genome shotgun sequence genome includes a window with the following:
- the LOC112236938 gene encoding amyloid-beta A4 precursor protein-binding family A member 1-like has product MSRRNNHLHQAHSLFTLYSHNQMSRRRMRGRERGREGDDYALARSASTESGFHTHTDRAEGDAVMALDPEAEDDCGTYEVTLRPEAEGYTESAESEQPHPNLNLNYPPLPPPLPREPLPDVGRPPSQEEAEETLNPGGGYSNYVYTQPLYRRGGGASRKGGRDCSVEEGVEPEDEAYSEAYDYSLTEHVYEEIGDALSSAAKVAEPMDANENLQQRKAGFHLFEGREGGGDYRQQEAVGSRLHHYDERSDGESDSPEKEAEFAPYPRADSCDQDGEEDIDMIVAEVRESLSSQSLERAAAGLREGGEEEDMMEGGEEEEGEWPESEHAHNSQSDAPTDSTYRKGEIEGEGESGVRNSREKRDAISLAIKDIKEAIEEVKTRTVRSPYTPDEPKEPIWVMRQDLSPTAECCDLQPSLGGDSPSPGSDSQASPQGAESSVRTPMLEGSDSFESPPPSTKESRRSLASFPTYVDVPGPCDPEDLIDGIIFAANYLGSTQLLSDKTPSKNVRMMQAQEAVSHIKTAQKLAKNKMKTPEGEAQPMTEVDLFISTQRIKVLNADSQETMMDHTLRTISYIADIGNIVVLMARRRMPRPDSTDSVEVSEPDQEEKQSQYKMICHVFESEDAQLIAQSIGQAFSVAYQEFLRANGINPEDLSQREYSDLLNTQDMYNDDLIHFSKSENCKDVYIEKQKGDILGVVIVESGWGSILPTVIIANMMHAGPSEKSGRLNIGDQIMSINGTSLVGLPLSTCQTIIKGLKNQSRIKLNIVRCPPVTTVLIRRPDLRYQLGFSVQNGIICSLMRGGIAERGGVRVGHRIIEINSQSVVATPHEKIVHILSNAVGEIHMKTMPAAMYRLLTAQEQPVYI; this is encoded by the exons ATGAGCCGGAGGAACAACCACCTCCACCAGGCCCACAGCCTGTTCACTCTCTACTCCCACAACCAGATGAGccggaggaggatgagggggagagagagggggagagagggtgatgatTATGCATTAGCTCGTTCTGCTAGCACGGAAAGcggtttccacacacacacagaccgggcGGAGGGCGACGCCGTCATGGCACTAGATCCTGAGGCAGAGGACGACTGCGGTACCTACGAGGTGACGCTTCGCCCAGAGGcagagggatacacagagagtGCTGAGTCAGAGCAACCCCACCCCAACCTGAACCTCAACTacccccctctgccccctcccttaCCCCGGGAACCCCTACCAGATGTTGGGAGACCCCCCAGtcaggaggaggcagaggagaccCTGAACCCTGGAGGAGGTTACTCCAACTACGTGTACACCCAGCCTCTCTACCGCCGTGGGGGAGGGGCCAGCAGAAAAGGGGGGCGGGACTGCAGCGTGGAGGAAGGGGTGGAGCCAGAAGACGAGGCGTATTCTGAAGCCTACGACTACTCCCTGACAGAACACGTCTACGAGGAGATCGGCGACGCTCTCTCTTCTGCCGCAAAGGTTGCAGAGCCTATGGACGCCAATGAGAACCTCCAGCAGAGGAAAGCGGGGTTCCATCTGTTTGAGGGGCGGGAAGGAGGCGGGGACTACCGACAGCAGGAGGCGGTGGGGTCACGGCTCCACCACTACGATGAACGCTCGGACGGGGAGTCGGACAGCCCGGAGAAGGAGGCGGAGTTTGCTCCGTACCCACGGGCAGACAGTTGCGACCAGGACGGGGAAGAGGACATCGACATGATCGTAGCCGAGGTCAGAGAGAGTCTCAGCTCTCAGAGTCTGGAGAGAGCTGCTGCCGGGCtacgggagggaggagaggaagaggacatgatggaaggaggagaggaagaggagggagagtggccCGAATCCGAACACGCTCACAATTCTCAATCCGATGCGCCCACAGACTCCACATACCgcaagggagagatagaaggagagggaga GTCTGGGGTTCGTAACAGTCGTGAAAAGAGAGACGCCATCTCCCTGGCCATAAAGGACATCAAGGAGGCCATAGAAGAGGTGAAGACCAGGACGGTGAGGTCACCCTATACCCCTGATGAACCTAAAGAGCCCATCTGGGTGATGAGACAGGACCTGAGCCCCACCGCTGAGTGCTGTGACCTGCAGCCCTCACTAGGTGGCGAC tcacct tctccaGGATCAGACTCTCAGGCCTCTCCTCAGGGGGCGGAGTCTTCCGTCCGGACGCCCATGCTCGAGGGGAGTGACAGCTTCGAGTCTCCACCGCCCTCCACTAAAGAG TCCAGGAGAAGCCTCGCCTCCTTCCCTACCTATGTAGACG TCCCGGGTCCGTGTGACCCAGAGGACCTGATCGATGGGATCATATTTGCTGCTAACTACCTGGGCTCCACCCAGCTGCTGTCTGACAAGACGCCCTCCAAGAACGTCCGTATGATGCAGGCCCAGGAGGCCGTCAGCCACATCAAG ACGGCCCAGAAATTAGCCAAAAACAAGATGAAG ACTCCAGAGGGTGAGGCCCAGCCCATGACAGAGGTGGATCTCTTCATCTCCACCCAGAGGATCAAAGTCCTCAATGCTGACTC ccaggAGACCATGATGGATCACACCCTGAGGACTATCTCATACATCGCTGACATCGGCAACATCGTGGTTCTGATGGCGAGACGCCGTATGCCCCGCCCAGACTCAACGGACAGTGTGGAGGTGTCTGAACCTGACCAGGAGGAGAAACAAAGCCAGTACAAGATGATTTGTCACGTTTTCGAGTCGGAGGAT GCCCAGCTGATAGCCCAGTCTATAGGCCAGGCCTTCAGTGTGGCGTACCAGGAGTTCTTGAGGGCCAATGGCATCAACCCAGAGGATCTGAGTCAGAGAGAATACAGTGATCTGCTCAACACTCAGGACATGTACAATGATGACCTCATACACTTCTCCAAGTCTGAGAACTGCAAAGAT GTTTACATTGAGAAGCAGAAGGGTGACATTCTGGGCGTGGTGATTGTGGAGAGTGGGTGGGGCTCCATCCTGCCCACAGTCATCATCGCCAACATGATGCATGCTGGTCCATCTGAGAAGTCTGGTCGTCTGAACATCGGAGACCAGATCATGTCTATCAACGGGACCAGTCTGGTAGGACTACCCCTGTCTACCTGCCAGACTATCATTAAg GGTCTGAAGAACCAGTCTCGTATCAAGCTGAACATTGTAAGGTGTCCTCCCGTAACCACGGTGCTCATCAGACGACCTGACCTCAGATACCAGCTGGGCTTCAGCGTACAGAATGGCATT ATCTGCAGCCTTATGCGAGGGGGCATCGCTGAGAGGGGAGGAGTCAGGGTTGGCCACCGCATCATCGAGATCAACAGCCAGAGCGTAGTGGCCACACCCCACGAGAAGATTGTCCACATCCTGTCCAACGCCGTGGGAGAG ATCCACATGAAGACGATGCCAGCTGCCATGTACCGCTTGCTAACTGCCCAGGAGCAACCCGTTTACATCTAG